Part of the Pseudodesulfovibrio mercurii genome is shown below.
GCCCAGGGTCTTGAGGATGTCCGGGTTGGTCTCGAACTCCACGGTGATGCCCGCGCCCGCCGAGGTGGACTTCTTGAACTTGGTCTCGCCGAAGGGCACGGGCCGGTAGTCGGCCACGGCCGCGGTCAGGCAGGCCATGTCCATGGACGGCCACAGGTCGGTGCAGGCGGCGAACATCTGCCGGGCGGTGGTCACCGAGACCACGGCCACGTCGCAGGGGAAGGTCAGGGCGGTGGGCCCGGCCACCACGGTCACGTCCGCGCCGCGCAGCCAGGCGGCCATGGCCACGCACGCGCCCATGGTCCCGCTGGACGGGTTGGACCAGAAGCGCACCGCGTCCCACGGCTCGCGGGTGGGGCCCAGGGTGACCAGGACGTTCCGGCCCGCCAGATCCTGGGGGGTCAGGGCCTTGAGCACGGCCAGGAAAATCTCGTCCACCGGGGCCAGCCGCCCGGTGCCGGTTTCGCCGCAGGCCACGGAGCCGCACTCCGGGGCCACGCGGATGTAGCCGAGCTCCCCGAGGGTGGCCCAGTTGCGCTGGGTGGCCGGGGCCGCCCACATGCGCGGGTTCATGGCCGGGGCCACGATCTTGGGGCCGGGGAAGGCCAGGGCCTGGCAGGAAAGCATGTCGTCGGCC
Proteins encoded:
- the coaBC gene encoding bifunctional phosphopantothenoylcysteine decarboxylase/phosphopantothenate--cysteine ligase CoaBC, which codes for MQPHYGFAGFMGKRVHLGVTGSIAAYKALDLARALQQADCMVSATLTDAARRFVTPLSFEALGASPVYTGMFSETPDADTAFGHLEPGQAADAMVVAPASANTLARLAFGLADDMLSCQALAFPGPKIVAPAMNPRMWAAPATQRNWATLGELGYIRVAPECGSVACGETGTGRLAPVDEIFLAVLKALTPQDLAGRNVLVTLGPTREPWDAVRFWSNPSSGTMGACVAMAAWLRGADVTVVAGPTALTFPCDVAVVSVTTARQMFAACTDLWPSMDMACLTAAVADYRPVPFGETKFKKSTSAGAGITVEFETNPDILKTLGESKRPDQKLIGFAAETGNLREEAARKLESKHLDLIATNDIGKSGSGFGVATNEMYVLDAKGRREQWPQLPKTEVAWRLWDHLLLD